The Mesorhizobium sp. NBSH29 genome has a segment encoding these proteins:
- a CDS encoding NAD-dependent epimerase/dehydratase family protein — protein sequence MGKRIMFTGGSGKAGRHVVQYLVDQGHQVLNLDTKPLDNPKVRTLITDITDSGQVFNALSSYMGLHEFDPSLRPQPVDAVVHYAAVPRIMITPDNELFRVNTMGTYNVIEAAVKLGIKKIVIASSETTYGLVFANEPRNPAYLPLDEEYDVDPMDSYALSKVVNEKTARAFALRSGFDIYALRIGNVIEPHEYETMVPKWKADPEFRKRITWSYVDARDLGQITDLALKMDGLGFQVFNAANDDTSSDLPSRDLIERFYPGVPVKGELGEFEGLYSNRKIRDVLGFKSQHGWRG from the coding sequence ATGGGTAAGAGAATCATGTTCACCGGCGGCAGCGGCAAGGCCGGGCGCCATGTCGTTCAGTACCTGGTCGACCAGGGCCACCAAGTGCTCAACCTCGACACCAAACCGCTAGACAATCCGAAGGTGCGCACGCTGATCACAGACATCACCGACAGCGGGCAGGTTTTTAATGCTCTGTCGAGCTATATGGGGCTGCATGAATTCGACCCGTCGCTGCGCCCGCAACCAGTCGATGCGGTGGTGCACTACGCCGCCGTGCCGCGCATTATGATCACGCCCGACAACGAGCTTTTCCGCGTCAATACGATGGGCACCTACAATGTCATCGAGGCAGCGGTGAAGCTTGGGATCAAGAAGATCGTCATTGCGTCGAGCGAAACGACCTATGGCCTGGTGTTCGCCAACGAGCCGCGAAACCCGGCCTATCTACCGCTTGACGAAGAGTACGATGTCGACCCGATGGATAGCTATGCGCTGTCGAAAGTGGTCAACGAGAAGACCGCGCGCGCCTTTGCGCTGCGCAGCGGTTTTGACATCTATGCGCTGAGGATCGGCAATGTCATCGAGCCGCATGAATATGAGACGATGGTGCCCAAGTGGAAAGCCGATCCGGAATTTCGCAAGCGTATCACCTGGAGCTATGTCGACGCGCGCGACCTAGGCCAGATCACCGATCTTGCGCTGAAGATGGATGGCCTCGGCTTCCAGGTCTTCAATGCAGCCAATGACGATACATCCTCAGACCTGCCCAGCCGCGACCTGATCGAGCGGTTTTATCCGGGAGTGCCAGTGAAGGGGGAACTCGGCGAATTCGAAGGGCTCTACTCGAACCGCAAAATTCGCGACGTGCTGGGGTTCAAGTCGCAGCACGGCTGGCGGGGGTAG
- a CDS encoding tartrate dehydrogenase, whose product MKQFRIATIPGDGIGKEVVAAGVEVLQSVARRDGGFALVFDLFDWGSDYYRAHGVMMPADGLAQIKSHDAILFGAVGAPDVPDHVTLWGLRLAICQSFDQYANVRPTRVLPGISSPLKNVGEGDLDWVIVRENSEGEYAGQGGRTHRGMADEVATEVAIFTRSGVTRIMRFAFALAQSRPRKKLTVVTKSNAQRHGMVLWDEIAAEMAAEFPDVTHDKMLVDAMTVRMTLQPPSLDTIVATNLHADILSDLAAALAGSIGIAPTANLNPEGAFPSMFEPIHGSAFDITGKGIANPVGTFWSASMMLAHLGEGQAADRLMRAIERVTRDSTFHTPDLGGSATTRSVTDAVLTAIDGAND is encoded by the coding sequence ATGAAGCAGTTTCGCATCGCGACCATTCCCGGAGACGGTATCGGCAAGGAGGTTGTCGCCGCAGGTGTCGAGGTTCTGCAGTCGGTGGCGCGGCGCGATGGCGGATTTGCGCTTGTCTTTGATCTCTTCGACTGGGGCTCGGATTACTACAGGGCGCATGGCGTCATGATGCCAGCGGACGGGCTGGCGCAGATCAAAAGTCATGATGCCATCCTGTTTGGTGCGGTAGGTGCGCCTGATGTTCCCGACCACGTCACGCTGTGGGGGCTGAGGCTTGCCATCTGCCAGTCGTTTGACCAATACGCTAATGTGCGCCCGACCCGTGTATTGCCAGGCATCAGCAGCCCATTGAAAAATGTCGGTGAAGGTGATCTCGACTGGGTTATCGTGCGCGAGAATTCGGAAGGCGAATATGCCGGGCAGGGCGGTCGCACCCATCGCGGAATGGCCGACGAAGTGGCAACTGAGGTTGCTATTTTCACGCGCAGCGGTGTGACGCGGATCATGCGCTTTGCCTTCGCTCTAGCGCAGTCGCGCCCGCGCAAAAAGCTGACTGTTGTGACCAAATCCAATGCGCAGCGCCATGGCATGGTGCTGTGGGACGAGATCGCCGCCGAGATGGCCGCCGAGTTTCCAGATGTGACGCATGACAAGATGCTGGTCGATGCGATGACTGTGCGCATGACCCTGCAGCCGCCCTCGCTTGATACCATTGTCGCGACCAATCTCCATGCCGATATTCTTTCAGATCTCGCAGCCGCGCTTGCCGGCTCGATCGGTATCGCGCCGACTGCCAACCTCAATCCGGAGGGAGCATTCCCGTCGATGTTCGAACCGATCCATGGTTCGGCCTTCGATATCACGGGCAAGGGCATCGCTAATCCGGTGGGAACGTTCTGGAGCGCCAGCATGATGCTTGCGCATCTGGGCGAGGGCCAGGCTGCGGACCGGCTGATGCGCGCCATTGAGCGAGTGACGCGCGACAGCACCTTTCACACGCCCGACCTCGGCGGCAGCGCCACGACCCGAAGCGTAACCGACGCGGTTCTGACAGCCATCGACGGTGCCAACGACTAA
- a CDS encoding FadR/GntR family transcriptional regulator has translation MQETAQAIERSKDLKTFRATGISVHASLANEIGLRIVRGDYPPGTILPNEAKWSETFDVSRSAVREAIKMLMAKSLLASRPKIGSWVEPRERWNLLDRDVLSWYAMSPDRAGFLRTVQEFRHIIEPEATALAAMRRSSAQMEEISQHCRDMKNAQSLIERTHADTRFHLTILQASGNDLLMPLGALISSALEHLFSFTSRDEVGLGNAQKLHENIERNIRLQKPEAARMAVRKLLANTDKIIG, from the coding sequence CTGCAGGAAACCGCGCAGGCGATCGAGCGCAGCAAGGACCTGAAAACATTTCGCGCCACCGGCATCAGCGTGCATGCTTCGCTTGCCAACGAGATCGGCCTGAGAATCGTGCGTGGCGATTATCCGCCCGGCACCATCCTGCCCAATGAAGCCAAGTGGTCGGAGACCTTCGATGTCAGCCGCTCTGCGGTGCGCGAGGCAATCAAAATGCTGATGGCCAAAAGCCTTTTGGCATCGCGGCCAAAAATCGGCAGCTGGGTCGAGCCGCGCGAGCGCTGGAACCTGCTCGATCGTGACGTTCTTTCCTGGTATGCCATGTCGCCCGACCGCGCCGGCTTTCTGCGTACCGTGCAGGAGTTTCGCCATATCATCGAGCCGGAGGCGACCGCGCTTGCCGCCATGCGTCGCAGCTCCGCGCAGATGGAGGAGATTAGTCAGCATTGCCGCGACATGAAGAACGCGCAGTCGTTGATCGAGCGGACACATGCCGATACGCGTTTTCACCTCACCATCCTGCAGGCTTCGGGCAATGATCTTTTGATGCCGCTCGGCGCCTTGATTTCCTCGGCGCTGGAGCACCTGTTTTCGTTCACCAGCCGTGATGAAGTGGGACTGGGGAATGCTCAGAAGCTGCATGAAAACATCGAACGCAACATTCGTTTGCAAAAGCCGGAGGCGGCGAGGATGGCGGTGCGCAAGCTGCTCGCCAATACAGACAAGATCATCGGTTGA
- a CDS encoding substrate-binding domain-containing protein, with protein sequence MRKVALLLATAALAFGAGPALAKKQLVIVVKGLDNPFFEAINQGCQKWNKENADSEYECFYTGPASTSDEAGEAQIVQDMLGKADTVAMAISPSNAKLIAQTIKTANATVPIMTLDADLAVEDSGLRKTYLGTDNYLMGFKIGEYIKAKKPDGGTVCTIQGNPGADNILRRAQGTRDALSGQKDIKELKGEGGWTEVAGCPVFTNDDGAKGVQAMTDILAANPDLDAFAIEGGWPLFGAPQPYRDLFKPLADRIASGDFVVSAADTIGDEVAIAKEGLVTALVGQRPFEMGYKAPSVMIDLVEGKPVEDPVFTGLDECTKDTVDTCIQK encoded by the coding sequence ATGAGGAAAGTTGCATTGTTGTTGGCCACGGCGGCCCTGGCATTCGGTGCCGGACCCGCACTGGCAAAAAAGCAGCTGGTTATTGTGGTGAAGGGTCTGGACAATCCATTCTTCGAAGCGATCAACCAAGGCTGCCAGAAATGGAACAAGGAAAACGCCGATTCCGAGTATGAATGTTTCTATACCGGACCGGCCTCGACTTCGGACGAAGCTGGCGAGGCACAGATTGTGCAGGATATGCTGGGCAAGGCAGACACAGTCGCCATGGCCATCTCGCCATCCAACGCCAAACTGATCGCGCAGACGATCAAGACGGCAAACGCAACCGTGCCCATCATGACGCTCGATGCTGACCTTGCCGTGGAAGATTCCGGCCTGCGCAAGACTTATCTTGGCACCGACAATTATCTGATGGGCTTCAAGATCGGTGAATACATCAAGGCCAAGAAGCCCGATGGCGGCACGGTGTGCACCATTCAGGGCAATCCGGGAGCAGACAACATCCTGCGCCGCGCTCAGGGAACCCGTGATGCCCTGAGCGGACAGAAGGACATCAAGGAGTTGAAAGGCGAAGGCGGCTGGACCGAGGTTGCCGGTTGCCCGGTATTCACGAATGATGACGGCGCCAAGGGCGTGCAGGCCATGACCGATATATTGGCCGCAAACCCCGACCTTGACGCATTTGCTATCGAAGGTGGCTGGCCGCTGTTTGGCGCACCACAGCCATACCGCGACCTGTTCAAGCCATTGGCGGACCGTATTGCCAGTGGCGACTTCGTTGTCTCGGCTGCCGATACAATCGGCGACGAAGTGGCGATCGCCAAGGAAGGTCTTGTCACCGCGCTCGTTGGCCAGCGGCCGTTCGAGATGGGGTATAAAGCTCCATCGGTGATGATCGACCTGGTGGAAGGCAAGCCGGTCGAAGATCCTGTTTTTACCGGACTTGACGAATGCACCAAGGATACGGTTGATACCTGCATCCAGAAATAA
- a CDS encoding ATP-binding cassette domain-containing protein: MRRRLWEERIGGGRETRAAPGVGWSGRHPQVAVLELINISKHFGAIHALSGVSLAIEPGEVVGLMGDNGAGKSTLVKMIAGNFRPSEGSMKMDGKELVLHKPVEARQHGIEIVHQDLALCNNLTAAANVFLGREMKMGFGPFKVLDYAAMYRRAGELFQELKSETRPRDLVKQMSGGQRQAVAIARTRLADAKIVLMDEPTAAISVRQVAEVLNLIRLLRDQGIAIVLISHRMPDVFTVADRVIVLRRGKKVADRKVAQTSPEEVTGLITGAIERV; encoded by the coding sequence ATGCGCAGGCGTCTCTGGGAGGAGCGCATCGGGGGGGGCCGCGAAACGCGGGCAGCCCCTGGCGTCGGATGGAGCGGGAGGCACCCACAGGTGGCAGTTCTTGAACTGATCAACATTTCCAAGCATTTCGGTGCCATCCATGCGCTGAGCGGGGTTTCGCTGGCGATAGAGCCGGGCGAAGTCGTCGGACTGATGGGTGACAACGGCGCCGGAAAATCGACGCTGGTGAAAATGATCGCCGGTAACTTCCGCCCCAGCGAAGGCTCGATGAAAATGGATGGCAAGGAGCTGGTGCTGCACAAGCCGGTCGAGGCGCGCCAGCACGGCATCGAAATTGTCCATCAGGATTTGGCGCTGTGCAACAATCTGACGGCTGCCGCCAATGTCTTCCTCGGCCGCGAGATGAAGATGGGGTTTGGCCCGTTCAAGGTGCTCGATTATGCCGCCATGTATCGCCGCGCCGGCGAACTATTCCAGGAACTGAAGTCGGAGACCCGGCCGCGCGATCTGGTCAAGCAAATGTCGGGCGGCCAGCGCCAGGCGGTGGCGATTGCCCGTACCAGACTGGCCGACGCAAAAATTGTGCTAATGGACGAGCCGACCGCCGCGATCTCGGTGCGCCAGGTCGCCGAGGTGTTGAACCTCATCCGCCTGCTGCGCGACCAGGGCATCGCCATAGTGCTAATCAGCCACCGTATGCCCGATGTCTTCACCGTCGCCGACCGCGTCATCGTACTGCGTCGCGGCAAGAAAGTGGCCGACCGCAAGGTGGCGCAAACCTCACCGGAGGAGGTCACTGGCCTCATCACCGGCGCAATCGAGCGGGTGTGA
- a CDS encoding ABC transporter permease, which translates to MTVTLQQTIDRKQQSWLSGVVGSQTFWVVIAILAACLFLSVATDSFATAKNLYNITRNVTFVAIVALGMTMVIITGGIDLSVGSVLCLCSMILAVVMHAGYSIEIGIAAALITALIVGAFNGILIAYLGFPPFVVTLGMLSIARSLAMVASNNTVVFEFGPDHTQLLALGGGAWFFGIANPVIYMVVLALITGFVLRWTKFGRHIYAIGGNEHAATLTGVPVRPIKVAVYMISALSAGIAGIIQTGWLGAVTTNIGAGMELQVIAAAVIGGANLAGGIGTAFGALVGAALIEIIRNSLGLLGINAFWQGAFIGGAIIFAVMFERVRNFRQSE; encoded by the coding sequence ATGACCGTCACGCTGCAACAGACCATCGACCGCAAGCAGCAGAGCTGGCTTTCCGGCGTTGTCGGCAGCCAGACCTTCTGGGTGGTGATCGCCATCCTTGCCGCCTGCCTCTTCCTCTCCGTTGCGACAGACTCTTTCGCAACCGCGAAAAATCTCTACAACATCACCCGCAATGTCACCTTCGTCGCCATCGTGGCGCTCGGCATGACGATGGTGATCATCACCGGCGGCATCGACCTGTCGGTCGGCTCGGTACTGTGCCTCTGTTCGATGATTTTGGCGGTGGTGATGCATGCCGGCTATTCGATCGAGATCGGCATCGCGGCTGCCCTGATCACCGCGCTGATCGTCGGAGCTTTCAACGGTATTCTGATCGCCTATCTCGGCTTCCCGCCCTTTGTGGTGACGCTTGGCATGTTGTCGATTGCCCGCAGCCTGGCCATGGTAGCGTCCAACAACACGGTGGTGTTTGAGTTCGGGCCGGACCATACACAACTTCTGGCGCTGGGCGGCGGCGCCTGGTTTTTCGGCATTGCCAATCCGGTGATCTACATGGTGGTACTGGCGCTGATCACCGGCTTCGTGCTGCGCTGGACGAAATTCGGTCGCCACATCTATGCCATCGGCGGCAATGAGCACGCCGCTACACTGACCGGAGTGCCAGTGCGCCCAATCAAGGTCGCCGTCTATATGATCTCGGCACTGTCAGCCGGGATTGCCGGCATCATCCAGACCGGCTGGCTGGGTGCCGTCACCACCAATATCGGCGCGGGCATGGAATTGCAGGTGATTGCCGCGGCCGTCATCGGAGGCGCCAATCTGGCCGGCGGCATTGGTACCGCCTTTGGCGCTCTGGTAGGCGCAGCCTTGATCGAGATCATCCGCAACAGCCTTGGCCTGCTCGGCATCAACGCCTTCTGGCAGGGCGCCTTCATCGGTGGTGCAATCATCTTCGCGGTGATGTTCGAGCGGGTGCGGAATTTCCGGCAAAGCGAATAG
- the ftsZ gene encoding cell division protein FtsZ, whose protein sequence is MTAPTRPDISEMKPKIAVIGVGGGGGNAVNNMITEGLQGTEFIVANTDAQALTMSKATRLIQLGSNVTQGLGAGSLPEIGRAAAEESIDEIMDHLAGTHMCFVTAGMGGGTGTGAAPIVAAAARKAGILTVAVVTKPFTFEGTRRMRAAEEGVERLRECADTVIVIPNQNLFRIADAKTTFADAFAMADRVLYSGVGCITDLIVKEGLINLDFADVKSVMRDMGRAMMGTGEASGEGRAKKAAEAAIANPLLDEASMMGAKGVLISISGGKDMTLFEVDEAATRIREEVDDDADIIVGSIFDSALEGKFRVSVVATGLRQQTQFAEHMPAR, encoded by the coding sequence ATGACCGCTCCCACACGGCCAGATATCTCAGAGATGAAGCCAAAAATTGCCGTGATCGGCGTTGGCGGCGGTGGCGGCAATGCCGTCAACAACATGATCACGGAGGGCTTGCAGGGCACCGAATTCATTGTTGCCAACACCGATGCGCAGGCGCTGACCATGTCCAAGGCGACGCGCCTTATTCAACTGGGCTCCAATGTGACACAAGGCCTCGGCGCCGGCTCACTGCCCGAGATTGGCCGCGCAGCCGCAGAAGAATCCATCGACGAGATCATGGACCACCTGGCCGGCACCCATATGTGCTTCGTCACCGCCGGCATGGGCGGCGGCACCGGCACGGGTGCTGCCCCGATTGTGGCTGCAGCCGCCCGCAAGGCAGGTATCCTGACCGTTGCTGTGGTGACAAAACCCTTCACCTTCGAAGGCACACGCCGCATGCGCGCTGCCGAGGAAGGCGTTGAACGCCTGCGCGAATGCGCAGACACAGTCATCGTTATCCCCAACCAGAACCTGTTCCGCATTGCCGACGCAAAGACCACCTTTGCTGATGCTTTCGCCATGGCTGACCGCGTGCTCTACTCAGGCGTCGGCTGCATCACCGATCTGATCGTCAAGGAAGGCCTGATCAACCTCGATTTCGCCGACGTCAAATCCGTCATGCGCGACATGGGCCGCGCCATGATGGGCACCGGCGAAGCATCCGGCGAAGGCCGCGCCAAAAAAGCTGCAGAAGCCGCAATCGCCAACCCACTTCTCGACGAAGCCTCGATGATGGGCGCCAAGGGCGTCCTGATCTCGATCTCTGGCGGTAAGGACATGACCCTCTTCGAAGTAGACGAAGCAGCCACCCGCATCCGCGAAGAAGTGGACGACGACGCCGACATCATCGTCGGCTCCATCTTCGACAGCGCGCTGGAGGGGAAGTTCCGGGTCTCGGTGGTGGCAACGGGATTGCGACAGCAAACACAATTCGCCGAACACATGCCCGCGCGCTGA
- the thiC gene encoding phosphomethylpyrimidine synthase ThiC, with product MDAVAPKVTTGPLPASRKVYRPGIIHPDIRVPMREISVHPTAGEPPVIVYDASGPYTEPATLLGIEHGLPRPREDWIKKRADVETYAGRAIAPADNGFVSGDRLTPYFPLTHQPLKATGGKAVTQIAYARAGIITPEMEFVAIRENLGREEARNAATRDGESFGAAIPDFVTAEFVREEIARGRAIIPANINHPESEPMIIGRNFLVKINANIGNSAVTSSMAEEVEKMVWATRWGADTVMDLSTGRNIHNIREWIIRNSPVPIGTVPLYQALEKVNGIAEDLNWEVYRDTLIEQAEQGVDYFTIHAGVRLHYIPLTVNRVTGIVSRGGSIMAKWCLHHHRESFLYEHFDEICDIARAYDVSFSLGDGLRPGSLADANDAAQFAELETLGELTQIAWAKDCQVMIEGPGHVPMHKIKENMDKQLAVCGEAPFYTLGPLTTDIAPGYDHITSGIGAAMIGWFGTAMLCYVTPKEHLGLPDRNDVKIGVITYKIAAHAADLAKGHPAARLRDDALSRARFEFRWEDQFNLSLDPETARSYHDETLPKEAHKTAHFCSMCGPKFCSMKISHEIRAEAQKEGMEAMAQKFRTGGDLYMQPAELKALAGGDKA from the coding sequence ATGGATGCTGTTGCCCCGAAAGTTACCACTGGCCCTTTGCCAGCTTCCCGTAAAGTCTACAGACCGGGAATAATTCACCCTGATATTCGCGTTCCCATGCGCGAAATTTCGGTGCACCCCACCGCCGGCGAACCGCCTGTCATCGTTTATGATGCATCAGGCCCCTATACCGAGCCCGCAACATTGCTGGGCATCGAACACGGATTGCCCCGCCCACGCGAAGACTGGATCAAGAAGCGTGCTGACGTCGAAACCTATGCGGGCCGCGCCATTGCTCCGGCTGACAATGGCTTTGTCTCAGGCGACAGGCTGACACCCTATTTTCCTTTGACCCACCAGCCTTTGAAAGCCACAGGCGGCAAGGCGGTGACGCAGATTGCCTATGCCCGCGCCGGTATCATCACGCCAGAAATGGAATTTGTCGCGATCCGCGAAAACCTTGGCCGCGAGGAGGCCAGGAATGCGGCGACACGCGATGGCGAAAGCTTTGGTGCAGCAATTCCTGATTTCGTGACGGCCGAATTCGTGCGTGAGGAAATCGCGCGCGGCCGAGCCATCATTCCGGCCAACATCAACCACCCCGAAAGCGAGCCGATGATTATCGGTCGCAATTTCCTGGTCAAGATAAACGCCAATATCGGCAATTCAGCCGTCACCTCATCCATGGCCGAGGAAGTGGAAAAGATGGTCTGGGCGACCCGCTGGGGCGCAGATACGGTCATGGACCTCTCAACCGGCCGCAACATCCACAATATTCGCGAATGGATCATCCGCAATTCACCGGTACCGATTGGCACCGTACCGCTCTATCAGGCGCTGGAAAAAGTCAATGGCATTGCCGAAGACCTCAATTGGGAGGTCTACCGCGACACGCTGATCGAGCAGGCCGAACAGGGCGTCGATTATTTCACCATCCATGCAGGCGTGCGGCTGCATTACATTCCGCTGACTGTGAACCGGGTCACCGGCATTGTCTCACGCGGTGGCTCGATCATGGCGAAATGGTGCTTGCATCACCATAGAGAGAGCTTCCTCTACGAGCATTTCGATGAAATTTGCGACATTGCCCGTGCCTATGATGTGTCGTTTTCGCTCGGCGATGGCCTGCGGCCCGGATCGCTTGCCGATGCCAATGACGCCGCGCAGTTTGCGGAACTGGAAACACTGGGCGAACTGACACAGATCGCTTGGGCAAAAGACTGCCAAGTGATGATCGAAGGCCCCGGCCATGTGCCGATGCACAAGATCAAGGAAAACATGGACAAACAGCTCGCCGTCTGTGGCGAGGCCCCATTTTACACTTTGGGGCCCCTCACGACAGACATCGCGCCGGGCTACGACCACATTACGAGCGGCATTGGCGCGGCCATGATCGGCTGGTTCGGTACGGCGATGCTTTGTTATGTGACGCCGAAAGAGCATCTCGGCCTGCCCGACCGCAATGATGTGAAAATAGGCGTCATCACCTACAAGATTGCAGCCCATGCAGCCGATCTCGCCAAAGGGCACCCGGCCGCGCGTCTGCGTGATGATGCACTGTCGCGCGCGCGTTTCGAGTTCCGCTGGGAAGACCAGTTCAACCTGTCGCTCGATCCCGAAACAGCGCGTTCCTATCATGACGAGACGCTGCCAAAGGAAGCGCACAAGACAGCGCATTTCTGCTCCATGTGCGGCCCGAAATTCTGCTCGATGAAAATTTCACACGAAATCCGCGCCGAAGCACAGAAGGAAGGGATGGAAGCCATGGCGCAAAAATTCAGAACTGGCGGCGATCTCTATATGCAGCCGGCAGAGCTGAAGGCGCTAGCAGGCGGTGACAAGGCATGA
- the thiO gene encoding glycine oxidase ThiO, which yields MKALIRGAGVAGLATAWELTARGIEVSLVAKPGGHCASWFAGGMLAPYCESESAGHDLVALAGGAIGWWQATLPGHVCTTGTLVVTPARDRAELDRFAARTEGFERCDAERIAALEPALEGRFSCGLLFHREAHLDPRLALSELRQRCADAGVTFHDIEPDNQNFDHIIDCTGMARTAADKLLRGVRGEMLILRARDICLSRPVRLLHPRFPLYIVPRADHCFMVGATMIETDHDGPATARSVMELLNATYALHPAFAEAELLETGAGVRPAYPDNLPRVTQAGSEFALNGLYRHGFLLAPAMAQRVAQLVTGARQEKAA from the coding sequence ATGAAAGCGCTGATCCGCGGTGCCGGCGTTGCCGGCCTCGCAACGGCTTGGGAACTCACTGCGCGCGGCATTGAGGTGAGCCTGGTGGCAAAGCCCGGCGGCCACTGTGCTTCGTGGTTTGCCGGCGGCATGCTGGCGCCCTACTGCGAGAGTGAGAGTGCTGGTCACGACCTCGTTGCGCTGGCCGGAGGCGCGATCGGATGGTGGCAAGCCACGCTGCCTGGCCATGTCTGCACCACCGGCACGCTGGTGGTGACCCCAGCCCGCGACCGGGCCGAACTGGACCGCTTCGCCGCCCGCACTGAAGGCTTCGAGCGATGCGATGCCGAACGCATCGCGGCACTGGAACCGGCGCTTGAGGGTCGGTTTTCCTGCGGGCTTTTGTTTCACCGCGAGGCGCATCTCGATCCACGTCTGGCGCTTTCGGAACTCAGGCAGCGTTGCGCCGATGCGGGAGTGACATTTCATGATATCGAGCCGGACAATCAAAACTTTGACCATATCATCGATTGCACCGGGATGGCCCGCACCGCCGCCGATAAACTGCTGCGCGGCGTACGCGGAGAAATGCTGATACTGCGCGCACGCGATATCTGCCTGTCGCGGCCCGTGCGGCTGCTCCACCCGCGCTTTCCGCTCTATATCGTGCCACGCGCCGACCATTGCTTCATGGTGGGCGCGACCATGATCGAGACCGATCATGATGGCCCAGCCACCGCACGCTCAGTGATGGAATTACTCAACGCCACCTATGCGTTGCACCCGGCCTTTGCTGAAGCCGAACTTCTGGAAACCGGCGCCGGCGTGCGCCCCGCCTACCCCGACAATCTTCCGCGCGTAACGCAGGCAGGCAGCGAATTCGCCCTCAACGGCCTCTACCGCCACGGTTTTCTGCTGGCTCCTGCAATGGCGCAGCGCGTGGCTCAGCTTGTCACAGGTGCACGACAGGAGAAAGCAGCATGA
- the thiS gene encoding sulfur carrier protein ThiS — protein sequence MNIIVNGNQTTASATTLAALLAELEFEGAWLATARNGILVPTDVRAACRLEDGDRIEILSPRQGG from the coding sequence ATGAACATCATCGTCAATGGAAATCAAACCACTGCCAGTGCCACCACGCTTGCGGCTCTACTGGCGGAGCTGGAGTTTGAAGGTGCGTGGCTGGCCACTGCTAGAAATGGCATCCTGGTGCCGACGGACGTGCGGGCCGCATGTCGGCTTGAGGACGGCGACCGGATCGAGATCCTGTCGCCGAGGCAGGGAGGGTGA
- a CDS encoding thiazole synthase codes for MLEIYGETLASRLFLGTAQYPSPTILADAVRAAKPSLLTVSLRRETMGGKSGGRFFELVRELGVKLLPNTAGCHTAREAITTANMAREVFGTDWIKLEVIGNHDTLQPDVFALVDAARALCADGFKVFPYTTEDLGVAERLLEAGCGVLMPWCAPIGSALGPLNLHGLRSMRGHFPVTPLVVDAGLGRPSHAACVMELGYDAVLLNSAVARAGDPVAMAGAFAAAIRAGHAAAGAGILEPRDMAVPSTPIIGRAMFS; via the coding sequence ATGCTGGAAATCTATGGCGAGACGCTGGCTTCTCGGCTCTTCCTCGGTACCGCGCAATATCCCTCGCCGACCATCTTGGCTGACGCGGTGCGGGCGGCAAAACCGTCGCTGCTGACTGTCTCGCTGCGCCGCGAAACAATGGGCGGCAAATCGGGCGGGCGTTTCTTTGAGCTGGTGCGCGAGCTCGGCGTAAAACTCCTGCCCAACACAGCCGGCTGCCATACTGCGCGCGAAGCCATTACCACCGCCAACATGGCGCGCGAGGTATTTGGCACCGACTGGATCAAGCTCGAAGTGATCGGCAATCACGACACCCTGCAGCCCGATGTTTTCGCGTTGGTGGACGCCGCGCGCGCATTGTGTGCCGATGGCTTCAAGGTCTTTCCCTATACCACTGAGGATCTGGGCGTCGCCGAACGGCTGCTGGAAGCCGGTTGCGGCGTGCTGATGCCCTGGTGCGCGCCCATCGGCTCAGCGCTCGGGCCGCTCAACCTGCATGGGCTGCGTTCCATGCGCGGGCATTTTCCCGTTACGCCGCTGGTAGTGGATGCCGGACTTGGCCGCCCGTCACATGCGGCTTGCGTGATGGAACTTGGTTATGACGCAGTGCTGCTCAACTCCGCCGTCGCGCGCGCCGGTGATCCGGTAGCGATGGCCGGCGCCTTTGCCGCTGCCATCCGCGCCGGACATGCGGCGGCAGGCGCCGGCATTCTGGAACCGCGCGACATGGCAGTGCCATCTACACCAATTATCGGTCGGGCAATGTTCTCATGA